In Zingiber officinale cultivar Zhangliang chromosome 1A, Zo_v1.1, whole genome shotgun sequence, a genomic segment contains:
- the LOC122026636 gene encoding probable pectinesterase/pectinesterase inhibitor 64, which translates to MRKLQHSPITPRPFLLLLTMAALLSIPLLFFLLPASLPFPAAAQSSAISLACRATRFDSSCLDALSRSSDLPPSPSSLDLLKAALLAPLDALPSARSQAASILASSTAARASAARNCIDHLALSQRRLSDASNSLSEGRTADARTWAGAALLYQYDCWSALKYVNSSRRVADAMAALLDLTALTSNALSMIAALQRFGHDVSLWAPPQTERDGYWGDAPASSALRSGGGASSLISTFPIDRPPNATVCKTGSCDYRTVQEAVDAAPDLASDRFVIRIEAGVYEETVRIPFEKTNLVCIGDGMGVTVVTSSLSVGQNQGVLTTYDSATVAVFGDNFAARDLTFENSAGVGAHQAVAFRCDSDRSVLESVEFRGHQDTLYARSLRQLYRRCRITGTLDFIFGNSAAVFDRCSIEVVPRAEGLTKAGSNPVAAHGRTDPAQATGFVFNGCSINGSADYLAAYKRKPGAHRAYLGRPWKEYSRTVYVNCYMGEVVMPEGWLPWKGDFALSTLFYGEYGSWGPRASAATRVNWSSQVPEEHVGVYSLDNFIQGNEWVPSEQ; encoded by the coding sequence ATGAGGAAGCTCCAACATTCCCCCATTACTCCTCGCCCCTTCCTCCTCCTACTCACCATGGCCGCACTACTCTCCATccccctcctcttcttcctcctccccgcCTCCCTCCCCTTCCCCGCCGCCGCCCAGTCCTCTGCCATCTCCCTCGCATGCCGCGCCACGCGCTTCGACTCCTCCTGCCTCGACGCCCTTTCACGTTCCTCCGACCTCCCTCCCTCCCCCTCCTCCCTCGACTTACTCAAGGCAGCATTGCTCGCCCCCCTCGACGCCCTCCCCTCCGCCCGTTCCCAGGCCGCCTCCATCCTCGCCTCTTCTACAGCCGCCCGCGCCTCCGCTGCTAGGAACTGCATCGACCATCTCGCCCTCTCCCAACGCCGCCTCTCAGACGCCTCCAATTCCCTATCCGAAGGCCGCACTGCCGACGCCCGCACCTGGGCCGGTGCCGCCCTGCTTTACCAGTACGACTGCTGGTCGGCCCTCAAGTACGTCAATTCCTCCCGCCGCGTCGCAGATGCTATGGCCGCGCTACTCGATCTGACAGCCCTCACCAGCAACGCCCTTTCCATGATCGCCGCCCTTCAGCGATTCGGCCACGATGTATCCCTTTGGGCGCCGCCGCAAACCGAGCGCGACGGATACTGGGGCGACGCCCCAGCCTCCTCCGCCCTCCGATCCGGCGGTGGCGCTAGCTCCCTCATTTCCACCTTCCCCATCGACCGCCCACCCAATGCCACCGTCTGCAAGACCGGATCTTGCGACTACCGAACAGTCCAGGAAGCGGTCGACGCCGCGCCTGATTTGGCATCGGACCGATTCGTGATCCGCATCGAAGCTGGCGTGTACGAGGAGACGGTTCGCATTCCCTTCGAGAAGACCAATCTGGTGTGCATAGGGGACGGGATGGGGGTCACCGTCGTTACCAGCTCACTAAGCGTTGGTCAAAACCAGGGCGTCCTCACTACCTACGACTCCGCCACCGTTGCTGTCTTCGGCGACAATTTCGCGGCTCGCGACCTCACCTTTGAGAACAGCGCTGGCGTCGGCGCCCACCAGGCGGTCGCCTTCCGCTGTGACAGCGACCGCTCCGTGCTCGAATCGGTGGAGTTCAGGGGACATCAGGACACACTGTACGCCCGTTCTCTGCGCCAGCTCTATCGCAGATGCCGCATTACTGGCACGTTGGACTTCATCTTTGGGAACTCGGCGGCGGTGTTCGATCGTTGTAGCATCGAGGTGGTGCCGCGCGCTGAAGGGCTGACGAAGGCCGGAAGCAACCCAGTAGCGGCCCATGGGCGGACCGATCCGGCTCAGGCCACGGGGTTCGTGTTCAATGGGTGCTCGATCAATGGGAGCGCGGACTACCTGGCGGCGTACAAGAGGAAGCCAGGGGCGCATCGGGCGTACCTTGGGCGGCCGTGGAAGGAGTACTCAAGGACGGTGTATGTGAATTGCTATATGGGCGAGGTTGTGATGCCCGAGGGGTGGTTGCCATGGAAGGGAGACTTTGCGTTGAGCACGCTGTTCTACGGGGAGTATGGGAGTTGGGGACCGAGGGCTAGTGCGGCAACCAGGGTGAACTGGAGCTCCCAAGTACCGGAGGAGCATGTGGGTGTTTACTCTCTAGACAATTTCATTCAAGGGAATGAATGGGTTCCATCTGAGcagtaa